A genomic region of uncultured Paludibaculum sp. contains the following coding sequences:
- a CDS encoding S41 family peptidase produces MRQFRAYVFSLLVIASCAIVAGNFGPGASALAESSAAAPASSDDELSAGLKTFTSIYRLVEENAADKVNPDKAIYKGAIPGMLRTLDPHSSFFDPRDFQQLREDQRGSYYGVGMTIQPKDSRIVVVAPFTGSPAYKAGIRPGDVIVEVNDKRTDGLNTSEVADLLKGPKGTKVQVLIAREGVDKPMTFNLVRGEIPRFSVQNAFWLKPGIAYIDVESFNENTSKELEDAMHKLGEANVKGLVFDLRDNPGGLLNEGVAVAGHFLRKGQTVVSHRGRSSPERPYTASNGSSTRDYPIVVMVNRYSASAAEIVAGALQDHDRAWIFGDNTFGKGLVQTVFPLSENTGLALTTAKYYTPSGRLIQRDYTSGSFYEYYFNRKEGAQKDTTDVKMTDSGRAVYGGNGITPDERFVIKYNKFQIELARRSAFRDFIPKYFSAHSTTLAKDWAPDNAMLNEFHDFALKSNATFTEAEWAENNDWIKTQLKREALITAVSLDESLRYAIETDPAVLKAIDSLPKAKALLLDNSKKQMVQLDKRTPRD; encoded by the coding sequence ATGCGCCAATTCCGCGCTTACGTGTTTTCTTTGCTAGTGATTGCGTCTTGCGCGATCGTAGCCGGTAACTTCGGCCCCGGAGCCTCCGCGCTGGCCGAATCTTCCGCCGCCGCTCCAGCCTCCAGTGACGACGAACTCAGCGCTGGCCTCAAGACCTTTACGTCGATCTACCGGCTCGTCGAAGAGAATGCCGCCGACAAGGTAAACCCGGACAAGGCCATCTATAAAGGTGCCATCCCGGGCATGCTGCGCACGCTCGATCCCCATTCCAGCTTCTTCGATCCCCGCGACTTCCAGCAGCTCAGGGAGGATCAGCGCGGCTCCTACTACGGTGTTGGCATGACCATCCAACCAAAGGATAGCCGGATCGTCGTAGTCGCCCCCTTCACCGGCTCCCCCGCCTACAAAGCCGGCATCCGCCCCGGTGACGTCATCGTCGAAGTCAACGACAAGCGCACCGATGGGCTGAACACTTCCGAGGTGGCCGACCTGCTCAAAGGGCCCAAGGGCACCAAGGTCCAGGTTCTGATCGCTCGCGAGGGCGTCGATAAGCCGATGACTTTCAACCTGGTCCGCGGCGAGATTCCACGCTTCAGCGTCCAGAATGCTTTCTGGCTGAAGCCCGGCATCGCCTACATCGACGTTGAGAGCTTCAACGAGAACACTTCAAAAGAGTTGGAAGACGCCATGCACAAGCTGGGCGAGGCCAATGTTAAAGGCTTGGTCTTCGATCTGCGCGACAACCCCGGCGGCCTGCTGAACGAAGGCGTCGCCGTCGCCGGTCACTTCCTCCGCAAGGGCCAGACCGTGGTGAGCCACCGTGGCCGCTCCTCCCCAGAGCGTCCTTATACCGCCAGCAACGGCAGCTCCACCCGTGACTACCCCATCGTAGTGATGGTGAATCGCTACTCCGCTTCGGCCGCCGAAATCGTGGCCGGCGCCCTCCAGGATCACGACCGCGCCTGGATCTTTGGCGACAACACCTTCGGCAAGGGCCTCGTCCAGACCGTCTTCCCGCTCTCGGAGAATACGGGCTTAGCCCTAACCACCGCTAAGTACTACACCCCCTCCGGCCGTCTCATCCAGCGTGACTACACCAGCGGATCGTTCTACGAATACTATTTCAACCGCAAAGAGGGCGCCCAGAAAGACACCACGGACGTCAAGATGACGGACTCCGGCCGTGCAGTGTATGGCGGCAACGGCATCACCCCGGACGAGCGGTTCGTTATCAAGTACAACAAGTTCCAGATTGAACTCGCCCGGCGCAGCGCCTTCCGCGACTTCATCCCGAAGTACTTCTCCGCCCACAGCACGACGCTCGCTAAGGATTGGGCGCCGGACAACGCGATGCTGAACGAGTTCCACGACTTCGCCTTGAAGAGCAATGCGACGTTCACCGAAGCTGAGTGGGCCGAGAACAACGATTGGATCAAGACCCAGCTCAAGCGCGAGGCGCTCATCACGGCCGTTTCGCTGGACGAATCGCTCCGCTACGCGATCGAAACCGACCCAGCCGTGCTGAAAGCCATCGACTCCCTGCCGAAGGCCAAGGCTTTGCTGCTCGACAACTCCAAGAAGCAGATGGTTCAATTGGATAAGAGGACTCCTCGCGATTGA
- the nuoD gene encoding NADH dehydrogenase (quinone) subunit D, protein MNEIDETTVPAGFETLVEEKLPSGGRRMVLNMGPQHPSTHGVLRILLELDGEIIQKAEPDIGFLHTGIEKQAETLTWQQVVTLTDRMDYLSNMANNLAYVLPVEKLLGIEIPAKAQWLRVLLTELSRINSHAVWLGTHALDLGAMTVFFYCFREREDILRLFEMFSGQRLMTSYIRIGGVALEPPRGWEKAVGRFIDGLQEKIDEYENLLNTNPIFLQRTQKVGYLSLEKLLDIGVTGPMVRAAGLKWDIRKSEPYSSYEKFDFDVPVYSESDVYARFRVRLEEMRQSARICKQAMDGMPEGAWKADAPKVVLPDREKMKTQMEALIYHFKIVTEGFRVPAGEAYVPVESPRGEIGFYAVSDGTSKPYRVFMRTPSFGNLQCLSALFEGKLISDSIAALGSMDFVLGDVDR, encoded by the coding sequence ATGAACGAAATCGACGAGACGACAGTACCGGCCGGCTTCGAAACCCTGGTGGAAGAGAAGTTGCCGAGCGGCGGCCGCAGGATGGTCCTGAACATGGGACCTCAGCATCCGTCCACGCACGGCGTGCTGCGCATTCTGTTGGAACTTGACGGCGAAATCATTCAGAAGGCTGAGCCTGACATCGGCTTTCTGCACACGGGCATCGAGAAACAAGCCGAGACCCTCACCTGGCAGCAGGTGGTCACCCTGACCGACCGTATGGATTACCTGTCGAACATGGCTAATAACCTGGCCTACGTTCTGCCGGTGGAAAAGCTGCTGGGTATTGAGATTCCGGCGAAGGCGCAGTGGCTGCGGGTGCTGTTGACGGAACTTTCGCGGATCAACAGCCATGCTGTCTGGCTGGGCACGCACGCCCTCGACCTGGGCGCGATGACGGTCTTCTTCTACTGTTTCCGCGAGCGCGAGGACATCCTGCGTCTGTTCGAGATGTTCAGCGGGCAGCGCCTGATGACGAGCTACATCCGCATTGGCGGCGTGGCTTTGGAGCCGCCGCGTGGCTGGGAAAAGGCTGTTGGACGTTTCATCGACGGGCTGCAGGAAAAGATCGACGAATACGAGAACCTGCTCAACACCAATCCGATCTTTCTGCAGCGCACGCAGAAGGTGGGCTACCTGAGTCTGGAGAAGTTGCTCGACATTGGTGTGACCGGTCCCATGGTCCGCGCCGCGGGTCTGAAGTGGGATATCCGCAAGTCCGAGCCCTATTCCAGTTACGAGAAGTTCGACTTCGACGTGCCGGTGTACAGCGAGAGCGACGTTTATGCTCGCTTCCGGGTGCGGTTGGAAGAGATGCGGCAGAGCGCGCGGATCTGCAAGCAGGCGATGGACGGGATGCCGGAAGGGGCGTGGAAGGCCGATGCGCCCAAGGTGGTGCTGCCGGATCGCGAAAAGATGAAGACGCAGATGGAAGCGCTCATCTACCACTTCAAGATTGTTACGGAAGGATTCCGCGTGCCGGCCGGGGAAGCTTATGTGCCTGTGGAGTCGCCCCGCGGCGAAATCGGATTCTATGCGGTGAGTGACGGCACGTCGAAGCCCTACCGTGTGTTCATGAGGACGCCCAGCTTCGGCAATCTGCAGTGCCTCTCCGCGCTGTTTGAAGGCAAGTTGATTTCCGATTCCATCGCGGCGCTGGGCAGCATGGACTTTGTCCTAGGCGATGTGGACCGCTAG
- a CDS encoding NADH-quinone oxidoreductase subunit C, with amino-acid sequence MLPDNLKEMAVPAAIEAWDPAVVTDGSHEFGETLLFVQPDRIVAVCQFLKSQMKFERLTGVTCIDRYPAEPRFEVLYLLHSIARNERLKLKAVLGGDNPQVESVTGVWAGADWYEREVFDLFGVVFHNHPNLKRLMMPEDWEGHPLRKDFPVHGHKYSYQND; translated from the coding sequence ATGTTGCCGGACAATCTGAAGGAGATGGCCGTGCCTGCCGCGATCGAGGCCTGGGACCCAGCGGTAGTGACGGACGGAAGCCACGAGTTTGGAGAGACGCTGCTGTTTGTGCAGCCGGACCGCATCGTCGCGGTTTGTCAATTTCTCAAGTCGCAGATGAAGTTCGAGCGCCTGACCGGCGTCACCTGCATCGATCGATACCCCGCCGAGCCGCGATTTGAAGTTCTGTACCTGCTGCATTCAATTGCGCGGAACGAGCGGTTGAAGCTGAAGGCCGTTCTCGGCGGTGACAATCCGCAGGTGGAGAGTGTTACCGGCGTCTGGGCTGGCGCGGACTGGTATGAACGCGAAGTATTCGATCTGTTCGGGGTGGTGTTCCACAACCACCCGAATCTGAAGCGGCTCATGATGCCCGAGGATTGGGAGGGTCATCCACTGAGAAAGGACTTCCCGGTTCACGGTCACAAGTACAGCTACCAGAACGACTAG
- a CDS encoding NAD(P)H-dependent oxidoreductase subunit E gives MTFSPELEAKFAKMIQNYPPGRQKGALIPMLLFAQDEVGAVTPELIDEVSQRLKVKRVEVEEVIGYYTMLTREPRGKQHIQICTNVSCMLTGGEELYEHACKKLGIGNKQKTTDGQFSLEEVECLGACSWAPAMLVNYDFHFNVTPEKLDRLIESLKKTQ, from the coding sequence ATGACCTTTTCACCCGAACTCGAAGCCAAGTTCGCGAAGATGATCCAGAACTATCCGCCGGGCCGCCAGAAGGGCGCGCTGATCCCGATGCTGCTGTTTGCGCAGGACGAAGTCGGCGCGGTAACGCCGGAGCTGATTGATGAGGTTTCGCAACGGCTGAAGGTGAAGCGTGTCGAGGTGGAAGAGGTCATCGGCTACTACACCATGCTCACGCGCGAACCGCGTGGCAAGCAGCACATTCAGATTTGCACTAACGTAAGCTGCATGCTCACGGGCGGTGAGGAACTCTACGAACACGCCTGCAAGAAATTGGGCATCGGCAACAAGCAGAAGACCACGGACGGGCAATTCTCATTGGAAGAAGTGGAGTGCCTGGGCGCCTGTTCGTGGGCACCGGCGATGCTGGTCAACTACGATTTCCATTTCAACGTGACGCCCGAGAAGCTCGACCGGCTGATCGAGAGCCTGAAGAAGACGCAGTAG
- a CDS encoding NADH-quinone oxidoreductase subunit A, whose translation MPTSVIEAYFPVLVQVILAAAVAAGLLGAGVLLGKRVKNKVKSTPYECGITPTGSAKERFSVKFYLVGMLFILFDIEAIFLYPWAVVYRDLKLFGFFEMLLFIGLVLAGFFYIWKKGVLNWAAEESPQDSKR comes from the coding sequence ATGCCCACATCCGTCATCGAAGCTTATTTCCCGGTCCTAGTCCAGGTGATCTTGGCGGCCGCGGTGGCTGCGGGATTGCTTGGCGCGGGCGTTCTTCTGGGTAAGCGCGTCAAGAACAAAGTCAAATCCACTCCCTACGAATGCGGCATCACACCAACCGGCTCCGCCAAGGAGCGCTTTAGCGTCAAGTTCTACCTGGTGGGGATGTTGTTCATTCTTTTCGACATTGAGGCGATCTTTCTCTACCCCTGGGCCGTGGTCTACCGCGACCTGAAGCTTTTCGGTTTCTTCGAGATGCTTCTCTTTATCGGCCTGGTGCTGGCCGGCTTCTTCTACATCTGGAAGAAGGGGGTATTGAATTGGGCCGCCGAGGAGAGCCCGCAGGACAGTAAGCGCTAG
- a CDS encoding MerR family transcriptional regulator encodes MFKTKSRQGAPAPGERTFSSADVSRLSGVSLRQLQWWDEQRVVSPRHEGHKRIYLTEEVVEVSVIAELRRKGFSLQKIRRVLRFLQREMNKRLSEILNVDSDLHLLTDGKSIYLEESQERIIDLLKAAKQPMFLVCVTDQVRRLTVTPRKPPKSETPAVARKSKAV; translated from the coding sequence ATGTTCAAAACAAAATCGCGACAGGGTGCACCCGCCCCCGGGGAGCGGACTTTTTCCAGCGCTGACGTGTCGCGTTTGTCCGGAGTCAGCCTCCGGCAACTTCAATGGTGGGACGAGCAACGCGTCGTGTCGCCCCGGCATGAGGGCCACAAAAGAATCTACCTGACCGAGGAAGTGGTGGAGGTCAGCGTCATCGCGGAACTGCGCCGCAAAGGCTTCAGCCTGCAGAAGATCCGTCGCGTGCTGCGCTTCCTGCAGCGCGAGATGAACAAGCGACTATCGGAAATCCTCAATGTTGACAGCGACTTGCACCTGCTCACGGACGGCAAGTCCATCTATCTGGAAGAGAGCCAGGAGCGGATCATCGACCTCCTCAAGGCCGCCAAACAGCCCATGTTCCTGGTCTGCGTGACGGATCAGGTGCGGCGTCTGACCGTCACCCCCCGCAAGCCGCCAAAGAGCGAAACACCCGCCGTGGCGCGCAAATCCAAGGCTGTCTAG
- a CDS encoding isocitrate lyase/phosphoenolpyruvate mutase family protein yields MTPDLQAKARILLALHHGDRILILPNAWDAGSARVFAAAGFPAIATTSAGVAFTYGKPDGQRISAGEMLSVVGRIASAVTVPVTADVEAGYGDISGTVRGVLDAGAVGMNLEDMDGDGSAGLTPLAEQVERVKAVRTASDSLGVHIVLNARTDVFLAGIGDPAQRLPLAIERLRAYAEAGADCLFVPAVKDEDVIRELVQALPKPVNLLAAAGLPPVGRLRELGVARVSTGSGPARAALSVAQAVADQLLSTGEYSVFTECSLSYAAANQLFER; encoded by the coding sequence ATGACCCCTGACCTCCAGGCCAAGGCCCGGATTTTGCTGGCGTTGCACCATGGTGACCGCATTCTGATCCTACCCAACGCCTGGGATGCGGGCAGTGCCAGGGTCTTCGCCGCCGCCGGATTCCCGGCCATTGCCACCACCAGCGCGGGCGTCGCCTTCACTTATGGGAAGCCGGACGGACAGCGTATTTCGGCAGGCGAAATGTTGTCCGTGGTTGGACGTATTGCGTCGGCCGTGACGGTGCCCGTAACCGCTGATGTGGAAGCGGGTTACGGCGACATATCGGGTACGGTGCGCGGTGTGCTGGACGCCGGGGCGGTGGGCATGAATCTGGAAGACATGGACGGCGATGGATCCGCTGGCCTGACTCCGTTGGCGGAACAGGTGGAACGGGTGAAGGCCGTAAGGACAGCGTCGGACTCACTGGGCGTCCATATCGTACTGAATGCTCGCACCGACGTTTTCCTGGCCGGGATTGGAGATCCGGCCCAGCGCTTGCCGTTGGCGATCGAACGATTGCGGGCCTATGCCGAGGCCGGGGCCGACTGTCTGTTTGTCCCGGCCGTGAAGGACGAAGACGTGATTCGCGAGTTGGTGCAGGCCCTGCCCAAGCCGGTCAATCTGCTGGCCGCAGCTGGTCTGCCGCCTGTCGGACGGCTGCGGGAGTTGGGCGTGGCGCGAGTGAGCACGGGTTCCGGGCCGGCTCGTGCCGCCTTGAGCGTCGCGCAGGCCGTTGCGGACCAGTTGTTGTCCACCGGCGAATACAGCGTGTTCACCGAGTGTTCATTGAGCTATGCGGCCGCGAACCAACTGTTTGAAAGGTAG
- the nuoF gene encoding NADH-quinone oxidoreductase subunit NuoF, giving the protein MLLNEPHPLEVKVLTRRYKYPQKDPIWIDQYVADEGYEAIRKALTMQAEEIIEEVKKSSLRGRGGAGFPTGLKWSFVDRKSPKPKYIVVNGDEGEPGTCKDRIIMGHEPHRLIEGCLVAGRAIGSNRGWVYIRGEYREYIDIMDRAIQEAYDKGYLGDNVMGSGWAFHLSTHTGAGSYECGEESALLESLEGKRGNPRLKPPFPATSGAFQAPTIVNNVETYSAVPEIILKGGEWFAGLGTPRNGGTRLVCLSGHLNKPGVYEVPLGMNMMTLINEVGGGVWKGRKLKALIPGGSSSPILRADECDIPADYDSLAKAGSMLGSGATVVLDETTDIVKVLARLMAFYAHESCGWCIPCREGTAWLKKIMARLDEGVGTKQDIDMVDQLAQGMMGRTFCALGDAAAMPAMSYVRKFREEFEAKIQSAQVFMPAPRTQPLVVL; this is encoded by the coding sequence ATGCTTCTGAACGAACCGCATCCACTGGAAGTCAAGGTCCTTACGCGCCGCTACAAGTATCCGCAGAAGGATCCGATATGGATCGACCAATACGTGGCGGACGAAGGCTACGAGGCGATTCGCAAGGCCCTGACGATGCAAGCGGAAGAGATTATCGAGGAAGTGAAGAAGTCCTCGTTGCGCGGCCGCGGTGGCGCGGGCTTCCCCACCGGCCTCAAGTGGAGTTTCGTCGACCGCAAATCGCCCAAGCCGAAGTACATCGTCGTGAACGGTGACGAGGGCGAACCGGGCACCTGCAAAGACCGCATCATCATGGGCCACGAGCCGCACCGGTTGATTGAGGGTTGCCTCGTCGCGGGCCGTGCCATCGGCTCGAATCGTGGCTGGGTCTATATCCGTGGTGAGTACCGCGAGTATATCGACATCATGGATCGGGCGATCCAGGAAGCCTACGACAAAGGCTACCTGGGCGACAACGTGATGGGCAGCGGTTGGGCATTTCACCTCTCCACGCACACCGGAGCCGGATCGTATGAATGCGGTGAGGAGTCGGCGCTGCTTGAGTCGCTGGAGGGCAAGCGCGGCAACCCGCGCCTGAAGCCTCCATTTCCGGCCACCTCCGGCGCCTTTCAGGCCCCGACGATTGTCAACAATGTCGAAACGTACAGCGCCGTGCCTGAGATCATCCTTAAGGGCGGTGAGTGGTTTGCGGGCTTGGGCACGCCGCGCAACGGCGGTACTCGCCTGGTGTGTCTGTCCGGCCACTTGAACAAGCCTGGCGTGTATGAAGTTCCTCTGGGCATGAACATGATGACGCTCATCAATGAGGTGGGTGGCGGCGTCTGGAAGGGGCGCAAGCTCAAGGCTCTGATTCCGGGCGGCAGTTCCAGCCCGATTCTGCGGGCCGATGAGTGTGACATTCCGGCGGACTATGACTCGCTGGCCAAGGCGGGTTCGATGCTGGGTTCCGGCGCCACGGTGGTGCTGGACGAGACCACCGACATTGTCAAAGTGCTGGCGCGCCTGATGGCGTTTTACGCCCATGAAAGCTGTGGTTGGTGCATCCCCTGCCGGGAGGGCACGGCGTGGTTGAAGAAGATTATGGCTCGTCTCGACGAAGGAGTCGGTACGAAGCAAGACATTGATATGGTGGATCAACTCGCACAGGGCATGATGGGACGGACGTTCTGTGCCCTGGGTGATGCCGCCGCCATGCCGGCCATGAGCTACGTTCGCAAATTCCGCGAGGAGTTCGAGGCCAAGATTCAGTCGGCGCAGGTCTTTATGCCAGCGCCTCGGACACAACCCCTGGTTGTGTTGTAG
- the thiS gene encoding sulfur carrier protein ThiS, whose amino-acid sequence MSNQPDGLQIPIKVNGEARIVPPGLNIRQLLAHLGLDSGRVAVELNRVIVRKPDWDSTSIETDASLEIVTFVGGGAA is encoded by the coding sequence GTGTCAAACCAACCTGACGGACTGCAAATCCCCATCAAAGTCAACGGCGAAGCTCGAATCGTACCCCCTGGTCTGAATATCCGCCAGCTTCTCGCCCACCTCGGGCTCGACTCCGGGCGCGTCGCCGTCGAGTTGAACCGGGTCATCGTGCGAAAACCTGACTGGGACTCCACCTCCATCGAGACCGATGCCTCCCTCGAAATCGTCACTTTCGTAGGGGGGGGCGCGGCCTGA
- the guaA gene encoding glutamine-hydrolyzing GMP synthase, translating into MNQSPDQGTQPQIIVLDTGGQYCHLITRKIRELGIYSEIRPSETPASELAGVLGIVISGGPASVYETGSPQVDPAIFDLPCAVLGICYGQQLIAWHLGGTVSPGKKGEYGMAHLDLESDAALFRGATGHQQVWMSHRDTVTAAPAGFEVYGATETCAIASMGSTQRRIYGVQFHPEVVHTERGRQILSNFLFGVCGCQPDWSPREQTSRIEEEIRQRVGDRNVFFFVSGGVDSTVAFTLCLRALGQERVRALYVDTGLMRESETPFVQGVFESLGRGVFAVEQAQDRFLGALAGVREPEKKRHIIGEKFVEVQEQILASGQFLEGNWILGQGTIYPDTIESGGTTKADLIKTHHNRVSGIQKLLAEGRIVEPLHLLYKDEVREVGRELDLPEELLSRHPFPGPGLAIRCLCEDEVRPVEPLDEGWLAPLHSVGVQGDSRTYRPVLLLEESPANPGIHAKATELINRLAGINRVAAVTGSHTPVAELKASAAYITAERLDRLRAADSIVRSLCLSSGFEHKVWQFPVIIVPLGTGDRPDSIVLRPIDSVDGMTAQSVAMPRALLDEMTTALLALPGICAVLYDLTHKPPGTIEWE; encoded by the coding sequence TTGAACCAGTCTCCTGATCAGGGTACCCAGCCGCAAATCATCGTACTCGACACCGGTGGTCAGTACTGCCACCTCATCACGCGCAAAATTCGCGAACTCGGGATCTACTCGGAGATTCGCCCCAGTGAGACGCCCGCCTCTGAACTGGCGGGCGTTCTGGGTATTGTAATCTCCGGCGGACCGGCCAGCGTCTACGAAACTGGCTCCCCGCAAGTCGACCCGGCCATCTTCGACCTGCCCTGCGCCGTGCTCGGCATTTGCTACGGACAGCAGCTCATCGCCTGGCACCTGGGCGGCACCGTCAGCCCGGGTAAAAAGGGCGAATATGGCATGGCTCACCTTGACTTGGAATCGGACGCTGCGCTGTTTCGCGGCGCCACGGGCCATCAACAGGTTTGGATGAGCCACCGCGACACGGTCACCGCCGCGCCAGCCGGCTTTGAGGTCTATGGCGCCACGGAAACGTGCGCCATTGCGTCCATGGGCAGCACCCAGCGCCGCATCTACGGCGTGCAGTTTCACCCCGAAGTCGTCCACACCGAACGCGGCCGTCAGATCCTATCCAACTTCCTCTTCGGCGTTTGCGGATGCCAGCCCGACTGGAGCCCGCGCGAACAAACCAGCCGCATTGAGGAGGAGATTCGCCAGCGTGTCGGCGACCGCAACGTCTTCTTCTTCGTCTCCGGCGGCGTCGATTCCACCGTCGCCTTCACACTTTGCCTGCGAGCACTCGGGCAGGAGCGGGTCCGGGCGCTTTATGTGGACACCGGCCTGATGCGGGAGAGCGAGACTCCCTTTGTCCAAGGCGTGTTCGAGTCGCTCGGCCGCGGAGTCTTTGCCGTGGAGCAGGCCCAGGACCGCTTTCTCGGCGCCCTGGCCGGAGTCCGCGAACCCGAGAAGAAGCGGCATATCATCGGCGAGAAGTTTGTCGAAGTGCAGGAACAAATCCTGGCTTCCGGCCAATTCCTGGAAGGAAATTGGATCCTCGGCCAGGGAACCATCTATCCGGACACCATCGAAAGCGGCGGCACGACCAAGGCCGACCTGATCAAAACACACCACAATCGCGTCTCAGGAATCCAGAAGCTGTTGGCGGAAGGGCGGATCGTAGAACCGCTCCATCTGCTGTACAAGGATGAAGTCCGGGAAGTCGGACGTGAACTTGACCTGCCGGAAGAGCTGCTGTCCCGTCACCCCTTCCCCGGTCCCGGCCTCGCCATCCGCTGCCTCTGCGAAGACGAAGTGCGGCCAGTGGAGCCTTTGGACGAAGGCTGGTTGGCGCCGCTCCACTCCGTGGGCGTACAAGGAGACTCCCGCACCTACCGCCCCGTACTTTTACTGGAAGAATCTCCGGCCAATCCTGGCATCCATGCCAAAGCAACGGAATTGATCAATCGGCTGGCCGGTATCAACCGCGTCGCCGCCGTCACCGGTTCGCACACCCCCGTGGCTGAGTTAAAGGCCTCCGCCGCTTACATCACGGCGGAACGGCTCGACCGTCTGCGCGCAGCCGACTCGATTGTTCGCTCCCTTTGTCTTTCCTCCGGCTTCGAGCACAAGGTCTGGCAGTTCCCAGTCATTATTGTCCCGCTAGGAACCGGTGACCGGCCCGACTCCATCGTCCTGCGGCCCATCGACTCGGTGGATGGGATGACCGCGCAGTCCGTCGCCATGCCGCGGGCCCTGCTCGACGAGATGACCACAGCCCTGCTCGCCTTGCCTGGAATTTGCGCGGTTCTTTACGACCTGACACACAAGCCGCCGGGCACCATCGAGTGGGAATAA
- a CDS encoding cysteine hydrolase family protein: MVSIPASAALILIDLQRAIDHPSWGIRNNPNAERVGANLLAAWRSSGRAVYHVRHDSVEPGSTYRPGQPGHDFKPEFVPHADEPVTPKHTGSAFVGTDLDERMATGCHQVLVIFGVITNNSVEATVRHAGCLGYRVLLVADACFTFAKTDWTGVRRSAEEVHAMSLANLHGEYCTVATSAEILGAL, translated from the coding sequence ATGGTCAGCATTCCAGCCAGCGCTGCGTTGATTCTAATTGACTTACAGCGCGCCATTGACCACCCGTCGTGGGGCATCCGTAATAATCCGAATGCCGAACGAGTAGGCGCGAATCTGCTTGCGGCGTGGAGGTCGAGTGGGCGGGCGGTGTACCACGTCCGCCATGATTCGGTGGAGCCCGGGTCCACTTACCGGCCCGGCCAGCCCGGCCACGATTTCAAGCCGGAGTTTGTTCCTCACGCGGACGAACCCGTGACCCCCAAGCATACCGGCAGCGCGTTCGTCGGTACGGATCTGGATGAGCGTATGGCCACCGGCTGCCACCAGGTACTGGTGATCTTTGGCGTGATCACGAACAATTCCGTCGAGGCAACCGTCCGGCACGCCGGATGTCTGGGCTATCGGGTGCTGCTGGTTGCCGACGCGTGTTTCACGTTTGCAAAAACCGACTGGACGGGCGTGCGGCGCAGCGCGGAGGAAGTCCATGCCATGTCGTTGGCCAACCTTCACGGCGAGTACTGCACTGTGGCGACGTCCGCCGAGATTCTAGGAGCGTTGTAA